GTCTGTGGAAAATTGATTTTTGCGAGCAAGAATCAATTTTGATGGCTGGAAATTCTCTAATTCCTTTTACAGTaaatcaaagaaattaaaaaacattatttgtaataaattttaggTTTTTTCTGAAATACAGTGGAGATGTATGTCTTGCTTATTCATTGTTGCATACAGACATATAGACATATCTTATCATATATATACAAACAGCAAATTGTCCCTGAATGTGCCCCATTTGTTTTGGAAGTTTATTTTATGTTAGTAGCAGTTCAAAATACAGACGAAATACAATCAAAacacaatgaaaaataaaaaaacaagacaACCTTCTACTTAATTTGTCAAATCTGACATGACAACAAACCTGCATTTATCGATGTCGAGGGATAGGTGACACTAGGCACGTACCTCCTAAATCTAGTAAATAGTGCAACACTGACTTATAAGGTGATTATGAAATTAATGGTGATTATGAACTTCTGCTATGTTCCTTATTTGTTTGGCTGTGTGGTGAGAAGACACCTTTATTTTCGAAATGACATAAGCTACAGATTTTCCAAAGAAATCTACAAATTAAGTTGCTTGAAGTCATTAGTTGGGTATCAGCAGCTTTCAGTTTTTCTAATCAATGCATCACGTATAATtaggttttttaatttttccacgTCACGTAACTAgtggaaattagggtttttaaaCAGGTCAAGGAAATAGAGAAAAGAGCACGTATGtagattattttaatacatgaaaataaaaaaatgtgtggatatataattattaaattatttctatttattttaaaataataaatcctTAAAAAATTATGAGCACATAAtccatcattttttttccttatagaGCCTATTTCTATCCACATAGttttttgagaaagaaaataaaatgctgTATTCACacataaaatgttatatttctaTCAACAACTATGCTTTCTACAATCTTATAATCTTCTTATATTCATTGTTTTTACCTTTCTTTACAAAaggttttattttcataaaatgctCATAAATATCATTGCTCTCATATAGAAAGGAAAAGAATATTAAGATTGGTTAAGAACTTATGTGGATTAGAGTATTTAGTTCGTAACacttcattaaaataaaaataagatactaACTGGTtcaaaatttatgtattttacgATTTTTAGAAATCATGTTTTAGATTTTGGAAATATAgaacaaatatttcttttttatcattaaaattaaaactaataatagaTAAATGTGTTTagtatataagttatattataattaaaaatttataataaataaacttgATTATAAACTACATATTTgtgatataaaatttatattgtgatgttaatttattatttttttaaaataatcaaaatttaatttaaacagggtaaattgaatgaaatatatattagacattatcatttattttaaggggggaagaaaattttgaaatttgatataaagtgaaatattcttttcttttctgagtttttttatttcaactttgttctctctattttctttccactttttaaataaaaaactaaaatacgtaattattttatttttttcctccAGACTAATATCATTAAGAAaagaacatataaaataatttgattatatggttgataacttttttaattgtcGTTAAACCAaagaaaatttaagtttaacttttaaaaatgtattaaaaagttttaaaaatcaaaactaaatatttaattatataagattTGATAGATAACTGATTATACAAGAATGAACataattcttaaaaacattctcgaaataaataataaatactattGTTCAagaataattcttaaaaaaacaaatatgaagattaaattttacattataagAGTGGATGggtaatatattttcttaattgttttgcatatatgattaattttaacaaattttatgagctttattttaattttaacaaaacacATCCTCATTTCGTTTTATTGTGCAACCATTTGAATACATTTATCTGTTGTAATTATGATCTATAGTGAATAATGCTTATAGTTTTTAACTATATGTATGATTGCAGGATAACACTGGCCATGGGACTGTTCTATTATGGTCTGCGAGATACATCAGCTACTTACTCTGTCAATTTTCTGAGCTTGGTTCCTATCTCCACTTTCATTTTCTCTATTATATGCAGGTGTATATACGTATATAAACTAACCGAATATACATACATGGATTTCTTTCTATTTATATGAACATAGTTATCAAACTCTCGAGTTAATTCGTAAATTTTTGCGAGTTTACGTTCTTAAACATGACTTCCGAGTTAACTTGGAAATAAACTTGTTTTCTACGTAAACTCGGTAGAATTGACTGTGAAATCGGTAGGATCGTGTAAAATCACGAATTTGAAACAATTCTGCGAACttgaaagttatatatttaataaaatgcatcaaaattaatgacaataatctaaatatttatgttttataatatttatttttgtgaacaatataattataaattttatttatttaaaattatataattttgtaaacttatttaaattaaaatattatttgagttTACTCTACTCTCATTAGTTTAAGTAAGCTTTCGAATTTGATAATCTTGTGAAAGAAGTTTGATTAACGGGACTGATATAAGAAGTTTGATTAACGGGATTCTGAGTTATACATGACAGAATGGAGAGGGTGGAGATTGGAAGATGGACGAGTAAAGTGAAGACAATAGGAGCAACTTTGTGTGTCGGGGGAGCATTAACGACTAGTCTGTACAAAGGGAAGGAATTCTATATTGGTCTAACTACCCATCATTCACACACTACATCAGTTCAGTCATCCAAAGTCAACATGCTTCGTGGCACTCTTTTTTTGCTTGGTAGCTGCTTCTCATACACAGCTTGGTTCATCGTTCAAGTATGTATATATGGCTCGCTCATGTTCTTCATTTATTAGAATTGAATACTAAATGGATATTCTTCAATCTAAACAGGTGAAGTTGCTTGAAATTTTTCCATTCAAATATTGGGGAACGATGCTTACGTGCATTATAGCATCAATTCAAGCAGCAATAGTCGGAATATGCTTAGATTGCAGAAAAGTTACTTGGAGTTTAAAGTGGAATCTACAACTTATGACGATAATATACTCGGTAAGATTATTACCTTCAAATTGCTgctactttttataatttatatacaccaatatcatataaattattaaaggaaaacatatattaaattgatGTCGTCTTAAATATATCCAAACATTCCAGAGGTATAAATAACAAGTTCTTAGTAATGGAGAGGTAAAGCCCTTTATTGTGGGAAAAAGAGAGAGGATATTTTACGTGCATGATTATgatattaaatacattttcttatTTACACACATCCCTTCTATTATACTgcacttttcttttaatttttctctttattttctgttataACCATTTGTCGtattccttcttttttttttcttacctcaataattatagaaagaaataagaacaatgtattaatcaaagtaataaaaaaattcaaaaataaaataaaagaaattttcagttattattatatattgtatttataatatatgattcatattttgaaatagtTTTGTCAAGTACGAAATGCAACTCAAGAGTACAGGCATAGCAGATTtactttgaatttaatttacaaaaaaattattttcagatTATACGATCAAAAAGTACGTTTTGAAAAGTTTGGGtttcaaattacataatataaaaGTGTTCTTTTGGGAACTTTTACTTTTAGAAGTCAAAATAGGCTTTAAGATTGGGATATCAGAaagtcatttttaaaaatttacattttaaaagttagaattgtattttttgaatttactatccaaaaataaaaattaaccttaaaaaaaagtgttttaaattatcattaaaaataaattattaaaaagtacataattttacaaacaaaaattaattaattcttataataactaatttagatatcaatttataaagtaaaaagtattaatatttaaaataattattaatatgaatatataatcataatcagTTTATAAATCATAATCTAAATTAGTTTCCAACCTTAGttacaaatattttagttaCTAATGAGTGTATATAGTAGTATTTATAGtgactaattatttaaaattagaaattaatttaaactctatttcataaatcaattataatttttatttatgatgaaaactattttaaatatcaataatttttataaattaatatttaaaatactcactgtaataaataattatttttgttttcgaaattaattgttatttaacaattttttatagtGTGTTCGTTTTAACACAATTTTACTTGTCATTAATCATTTTTCACTTGTAAATTGTACAATCTAGAATGTCTTGGGATTACGTAGTACAATAATGAACTCCAACCCGTATACCAACGCtgctcaaataaaaaaaaaaaaaccaaaaaatcaaacaaatactTACCTTCGGACTTAATGATCTACTATGATTCTGCATTATTAATGAACAAGAGTTGTTTGTACAGGGAACATTGGCCACAGCTGCTACGTTTTGCTTAATTTATTGGGCAATTTCAATCAAAGGACCGACTTATCCCACAATGTTCAATCCATTGGCTCTTATTTTTGTGACCATATCAGAAGCTATCTTACTTGGTGAACCGATCAGTCTTGGCATGTATGAGTGAATGCTTTTCCTTCAACAACACAATGGCAGTATTATTTTTATGCATCTCTGAAAGTgattaatgaaaaattgaaacttaTTTGCAGCTTGGTGGGCATGATTTTGATCCTGACGGGGTTGTACTCATTTTTGtggggaaaagaaaaagagacagAAACTATGGTTGAAGCTTGTGGAGAGGTTTCAACAGCCATGGCACGAGAGTCTCTTGGACTTC
This Vigna angularis cultivar LongXiaoDou No.4 chromosome 4, ASM1680809v1, whole genome shotgun sequence DNA region includes the following protein-coding sequences:
- the LOC108330343 gene encoding WAT1-related protein At5g64700-like; amino-acid sequence: MYKLSSTFSSHSLLSLFGLNHMCCDCRGRQKKLRWSIWFWLFLNALVGITLAMGLFYYGLRDTSATYSVNFLSLVPISTFIFSIICRMERVEIGRWTSKVKTIGATLCVGGALTTSLYKGKEFYIGLTTHHSHTTSVQSSKVNMLRGTLFLLGSCFSYTAWFIVQVKLLEIFPFKYWGTMLTCIIASIQAAIVGICLDCRKVTWSLKWNLQLMTIIYSGTLATAATFCLIYWAISIKGPTYPTMFNPLALIFVTISEAILLGEPISLGILVGMILILTGLYSFLWGKEKETETMVEACGEVSTAMARESLGLHSTAMVVPSISPSNGKNDRN